From Microcystis aeruginosa NIES-2549, a single genomic window includes:
- the rlmN gene encoding 23S rRNA (adenine(2503)-C(2))-methyltransferase RlmN, which produces MTLLAKSLEELTDWVKDQGQPAYRGKQLHQWLYEKGVHSLADISVFPQEWRSKLADYPIGRSLIHYRSVAPDRTRKYLLKLADGLIIEAVGIPSEKRLTVCVSSQVGCPMACDFCATGKGGFTRNLKAHEIVDQVLTVQEDFQQRVSHVVFMGMGEPLLNIPEVVTAIHSLNKDVGIGQRCLTISTVGLPHKIKQLAEHNLQITFAVSLHASNQQVRAKLIPSADHYPLSNLIQDCQEYVQITGRRVTFEYILLAGVNDLPEHARELVKLVKGFQSHVNLIPYNPIQEVDYQRPDEKRIKAFKTILEQEKVAVTVRYSRGLATDAACGQLRSSVMVQ; this is translated from the coding sequence ATGACTTTACTAGCGAAATCTTTAGAGGAACTGACCGACTGGGTAAAAGACCAGGGACAACCCGCTTATCGGGGGAAACAATTACACCAATGGCTATACGAAAAAGGGGTACATTCTTTGGCGGATATTTCCGTATTCCCCCAAGAATGGCGCAGCAAGCTGGCAGACTATCCTATTGGTCGTTCCCTTATACATTATCGCAGTGTAGCACCCGATCGCACTCGTAAATATCTGCTAAAACTGGCGGATGGTTTAATTATCGAAGCGGTGGGAATTCCTAGTGAAAAAAGATTGACGGTCTGTGTTTCTTCGCAAGTGGGTTGCCCGATGGCCTGTGATTTTTGTGCCACGGGAAAAGGGGGTTTTACTCGTAATTTAAAAGCTCATGAAATCGTTGACCAAGTGTTAACAGTACAGGAGGATTTTCAGCAGCGAGTTAGTCATGTGGTATTTATGGGGATGGGGGAACCTTTATTAAATATCCCCGAAGTAGTTACGGCGATTCATTCCCTTAATAAAGATGTGGGTATCGGTCAGCGTTGTTTAACGATTTCTACCGTGGGATTGCCCCATAAAATCAAGCAACTAGCGGAACATAATTTGCAAATAACTTTTGCTGTTAGTCTCCATGCTTCTAATCAACAAGTTCGAGCTAAATTAATCCCCAGTGCCGACCATTATCCCCTAAGTAATCTGATCCAAGACTGTCAGGAATACGTTCAAATCACGGGACGAAGGGTGACATTTGAATACATTCTTTTAGCGGGAGTGAATGATTTACCCGAACACGCAAGGGAATTAGTCAAACTGGTGAAAGGGTTTCAGTCTCACGTCAATTTAATCCCCTATAATCCCATTCAAGAGGTGGATTATCAACGGCCTGATGAAAAGAGAATTAAGGCTTTTAAAACTATTTTAGAACAGGAAAAAGTCGCCGTTACTGTCCGTTATTCGAGAGGTTTAGCGACCGATGCGGCCTGTGGACAATTGCGATCGAGCGTCATGGTACAATGA
- the rimK gene encoding 30S ribosomal protein S6--L-glutamate ligase: MKIAILSQDASLYSTKRLKEAGEAQGHEVRVINYLRCYMNITSHKPTVVYNGQPLESFDAIIPRIGASKTFYGTAVVRQFEVMNVFTANDSQAISRSRDKLRCLQILAREGIGLPVTGIAHAIEDIDGLIETVGGTPLVIKLLEGTQGIGVVLAETDQAAKSVIEAFRQLEANILVQEYIKEASGADLRCFVIDGKVVASMKRQGAEGDFRSNLHRGGKAEKIKLTPEERSTAIRATKAMGLRVAGVDLLRSNHGPVVIEVNSSPGLEGIEAATGVDVAKKIIDFVAKNATLVLNRDRYQY; encoded by the coding sequence ATGAAAATCGCTATTTTATCCCAAGACGCTTCTCTTTATTCGACCAAGCGACTGAAAGAAGCGGGAGAAGCTCAAGGCCATGAGGTACGAGTGATCAATTATTTGCGCTGTTACATGAACATCACCTCCCATAAACCCACGGTGGTCTATAACGGTCAACCCTTGGAGAGTTTCGACGCAATTATTCCCCGCATTGGCGCCTCAAAAACCTTCTATGGAACCGCAGTCGTCCGACAATTCGAGGTGATGAATGTTTTTACTGCCAACGACTCGCAAGCAATTTCCCGGTCGCGGGATAAATTGCGTTGTCTGCAAATCCTCGCTCGGGAAGGGATAGGTTTACCGGTGACGGGAATTGCTCACGCAATTGAAGATATCGATGGTTTAATCGAAACCGTCGGCGGCACCCCTCTGGTGATTAAATTATTAGAAGGAACCCAAGGTATTGGGGTAGTCTTAGCGGAAACAGACCAAGCAGCCAAGTCAGTTATTGAAGCTTTTCGGCAATTAGAGGCTAATATTCTAGTACAAGAGTATATTAAAGAGGCCAGTGGGGCGGATCTGCGCTGTTTTGTCATCGATGGAAAAGTGGTAGCCTCGATGAAACGACAGGGGGCCGAGGGGGATTTTCGTTCTAATCTTCACCGGGGTGGCAAAGCAGAAAAGATAAAATTAACCCCAGAGGAACGCAGTACGGCCATACGGGCCACTAAAGCTATGGGTTTACGGGTTGCCGGTGTGGACTTATTACGGTCCAATCACGGGCCTGTGGTTATCGAGGTGAATTCCTCTCCCGGTTTAGAAGGAATAGAAGCGGCCACCGGTGTGGATGTGGCCAAAAAAATTATTGATTTTGTCGCTAAAAATGCCACCCTAGTCCTAAATCGCGATCGATATCAATATTAG
- a CDS encoding ABC transporter ATP-binding protein, with amino-acid sequence MKKSVILRLSEVNKRFPASPTLAVDNISFSLTEGEILGLLGPSGCGKTTLLRMIAGFEKPSQGVIELGGRIVADEKTFIPPEKRNTGMVFQDYALFPHLTIADNIAFGLKNSGEKLSSRAINARVAETLDLVGLQGLEKRYPHQLSGGQQQRVALARALAPKPSLILLDEPLSNLDVQVRQRLRHEIRHILKATGISAIFVTHDREEAMVISDTIAVICQGKLEQINNPEAIYSHPASRFVAEFVTQANFLPARRKGGQWQTEIGVWEIADGQDLDKGELMLREEDVKINPDETGNLVICDRQFLGREYRYCLLTATGSQIHARTTINTQLDIGTKVKLSIIPDSVRVFAD; translated from the coding sequence ATGAAAAAGTCTGTAATTCTGCGTTTATCCGAGGTTAACAAGCGTTTTCCCGCTTCTCCTACTCTAGCTGTCGATAATATCAGTTTTAGTTTAACAGAGGGCGAAATTCTCGGATTATTGGGTCCGTCGGGCTGCGGTAAAACCACTCTACTGCGGATGATTGCGGGATTTGAAAAACCATCTCAAGGAGTGATTGAATTGGGAGGGCGAATAGTTGCCGACGAAAAAACCTTTATTCCTCCGGAAAAACGCAATACGGGCATGGTTTTTCAGGATTACGCTCTTTTTCCCCATTTAACCATCGCTGACAATATCGCCTTTGGGTTAAAAAATTCTGGGGAGAAATTATCGAGCAGAGCTATTAACGCGAGGGTGGCGGAAACTTTGGATTTAGTCGGACTGCAAGGACTAGAAAAACGTTATCCCCATCAGCTATCGGGAGGACAACAGCAAAGAGTCGCCCTCGCCCGCGCTTTAGCCCCAAAACCCTCTTTAATCCTCTTAGATGAACCTTTAAGTAATCTCGATGTGCAGGTACGGCAACGCTTACGGCACGAGATCCGTCATATCCTGAAAGCGACTGGTATCTCGGCCATTTTTGTCACCCACGACCGGGAGGAAGCAATGGTGATCAGTGACACAATTGCGGTCATTTGTCAAGGAAAATTAGAACAAATTAACAATCCCGAAGCAATTTATAGTCATCCGGCCTCGCGATTCGTGGCCGAGTTTGTCACCCAAGCTAACTTTCTCCCCGCTAGACGGAAGGGTGGACAATGGCAAACCGAGATAGGAGTCTGGGAAATTGCCGATGGTCAAGATTTGGACAAAGGGGAATTGATGTTGAGAGAGGAAGATGTCAAAATTAACCCGGATGAGACGGGAAATCTGGTTATTTGCGATCGCCAATTTTTGGGGCGGGAATACCGTTATTGTCTGCTAACGGCCACCGGCAGCCAAATCCACGCTAGAACAACGATTAACACCCAATTAGACATCGGTACAAAGGTAAAACTATCAATTATTCCCGATAGCGTCCGTGTATTTGCCGACTGA